TATTGGATTGATCACGCAGCTCAGGCAAAACTGATAGGTTGAGCGATAGATAACAATCTGGTTGCCCTTCGTAATTCGCCAGTACATCAATCTGCTGACTAAAAATGAACGTTAGGGTCTTATTGAGTTCTTTGAGGTTAACTTGAATCACTTGCCCTTTAAGGCGAGCAAGTCGACGACCCAATTCTGGATCGTCTTTAACCAATGTATTGAGCGTGGTCTCAATGACCGCAGTAACAAGAGGTTCAAATGGCATCGTCAGCAACCTTAGAACTTATAACCACGGTGCAGCGCGACAATACCACCGGTTAAGTTATAGTAACTGGTGTTATCAAAGCCCGCTTCATCCATCATGCCTTTCAAGGTTTCTTGATTCGGGTGCATACGGATAGACTCAGCAAGGTAACGGTAGCTTTCTGCATCGTTCGCCACCAGCTCACCCATCTTAGGTAACAGGTGGAATGAGTAGGTATCGTAAATTTTTGATAGCGGCTCTAGGATTGGCTTAGAAAATTCCAGCACAAGGAGACGACCACCAGGCTTTAGCACACGGTACATAGAACGCAGTGCTTTATCTTTATCTGTTACGTTACGTAGACAGAAGCTGATCGTGATGGCATCAAAGTAGTCATCTGGGAATGGCAGCTCTTCAGCGTTGGCTTGTACATAGTGAACGTTGCCAACAATGCCGTTGTCGCGCAGTTTATCACGACCAACATTGAGCATAGAGTTATTGATATCAGCCAGAATCACATGGCCTTTTTCACCTACGATGCGTGAAAACTTAGCAGTAAGGTCACCAGTACCACCACCAAGGTCTAGAATACGCTGACCAGGACGAACACCACTACAATCGATAGTGAAACGCTTCCACAGGCGGTGAATACCACCCGACATTAAGTCATTCATAATGTCGTACTTAGCCGCCACAGAGTGGAAAACTTCAGCAACTTTCGTTACTTTCTCGTCTTTTGCTACGGTTGTGAAACCAAAATGCGTGGTTTCATTTGATTCTAAAGCTGTATTCGATTGCACGCTTGTATCCGTCATGATGATTCCTCTTCGAGCAGCGCTACTAATTAATACGACCTAAGCGCTGCGGGCGATTAGTTTACTTTATCCTCATCCGGATGTCTTTCGGCGAAAGAATCATTTTTATCCAATACACTCTTTTCTGTGAGGCCATCGTGTTGAGCAAGTTGGACCAAATCACTTGAAATTGGCTTTTTCACCTCAACCCCGAGCTGTTTAAAGCTTTCAGCTTGGCGAATCACATTGCCTCGGCCACTAGCCAGCTTGTTCATCGCGCCTTGATAATTCTGGTTAGCTTTATCTAACGCGCCACCCAAACTTTCCATATCATCAACAAACAGGCGCAGCTTGTCATAAAGCTTGCTCGCTCGCTCGGCGATGATTTGTGCATTCTGGTTTTGACGTTCATTGCGCCATAAATTGTCGATAGTGCGTAGTGCCACCAGCAAAGTGGTTGGGCTGACCAAAATGATGTTTTGCTCCATCGCATCTTTGACCAAACTCGGGTCAGCTTGAATCGCCACTTGAAAGGCAGGTTCAACCGGAATAAACATCAGTACATAGTCGAGGCTTTGGATACCTTTCAGCTGATGGTAATCCTTATTGGATAAGCCTTTAATATGCGCACGCAATGCAAGTAAGTGGTCACTTAGGGCGCATTCCCTTTCTGCATCAGTTTCGGCGTTAAAGTAGCGTTCATAAGCGACCAAGGCCATCTTCGAGTCGACCACCACCTGTTTATCTTGCGGTAAGTGAACAATCACATCAGGCTGGTAACGCTTACCCGCTTCGTTTTGCAAGCTGACTTGAGTTTGATACTCATGACCTTCACGCAGACCGGATTCGGCGAGTACTCGCGCTAGAACCACTTCACCCCAGTTACCCTGCTGCTTGTTATCCCCTTTGAGCGCTTGCGTTAGGTTAAGCGCTTCTTTGGTCATCTGCTCGTTCAAACGCTGGAGGTTTTTCAGCTCATGGACTAGCGTATGACGCTCTTTGGCTTCTTGGTTAAAGCTGTCATTGACCTGCTTCTTGAAGCCTTCTAACTGTTCACGCAATGGTGATAGCAAGCCATCTAGGCTTTGGCGGTTTTGCTGATCAACTTTAGCGGTTTTCGCCTCAAACAGTTGATTGGCTAGATGCTCAAACTGCTGCTTGAGACGCTCTTCAGCTTTTTCTAGCAGTTGCAGCTTTTCTTGATTGGCTTTGTTTTGTTGTTCATGACGCGCTTCTTGCTCACGCAGTTGCGCCTCAAGCTGAGACTTATGCTCACGCACTTGGTTAAGATCGTCGGCATATTGCTGGCGCTCTTGCTTGACTGCATCGAAATAGCGCAGTTTCTCTAGTACGGCCATCAGCTTGCCATGAGATTGCTTGAGTTCATAAGCGGCTTTATCTCGCTCAGTATCAAGCTCATCCAGCTCGCTTTGCGCCTCAGCTAACTCTTTGTGTAACTGAGCGATTTGGCTAGTGGCCAACTGCTGATTTGATTCTAACTGCTGCTCTAAAAGCTGATTATCAAAGCGCATTTTCTGTTTGACCCACCAGCCAACAGCGACACCACTGGTAATTGCGCCCGCTACACCGCTGACCAACACACTTTGATGCTCAAGAATCCATTGCATAATAACGATTTAACTCTTCTTTATTTGGTATTGATAATGGTATTTTACCACTGGATAAATGTCCAGTTTGTCGGTTAGATATCGAACAGCTAGACTAGGCGCTCCGTACTCTGTACCTCTCTTGTGACCACTACACTATAAGTCGTTGGTTTTATTAAAGGAATATCATGAACGAGCGTCGCGCTTTAGGATTAGGTTTATCCGCTGTACTACTCTGGTCGACGGTAGCCACTGCTTTTAAACTCACACTGGCTGAGTTCTCTCCAATTCAAATGCTCACTGTCGCGAGTATTGTTTCTGCCATTGCTCTGATCATCATCTGTGCGGTGTCAGGCAAGTTAAAGTTACTCTCAAGTACTTTTCTTTCTAACCCTTGGTACTACCTATTACTAGGTCTTATCAACCCACTCGCTTATTACATTATTTTGTTTAAAGCCTACGATTTGTTACCCGCTTCTCAGGCACAAGCGATTAACTACAGTTGGGCGATCACCTTAACCTTAATGGCAGCGGTATTCCTCGGGCAAAAGATCCGAACCAAGGATTGGATAGCGTGTACGTTTAGCTACCTAGGCGTGATTGTGATTGCGACTAAAGGTGATGTGTTAGGACTGAACTTCGATAGCCCACTAGGTGTTGGCCTAGCGCTGTTATCGACGCTGCTTTGGGCGGGCTACTGGATTTTAAATGCTAAGAACAAGGCTGATCCAGTCGTCGGAGTCCTTCTGGGCTTTTTAGTTGCGATCCCATTTGCGATTGGTTTAACCCTTTATGAAGGGGAAAGTTTTGCTCAGATAACCACTCAAGGTTGGTTAGCGGTCACTTACGTTGGTCTGTTTGAAATGGGGGTGACGTTTGTCCTGTGGCTCAGCGCCTTAAAAGCGACGCAAAACACGGCTCGAATCAGCAACCTAATTTTTGCTTCACCCTTCATTTCATTGATGTTGCTCGCCACCATCATCGGCGAGCAGATTCATCCAGCGACGCTGGTTGGTTTGGTGTTGATAATTACCGGCCTAGTGATCCAGCAGATCAAAATCGGCAAAAAAGATCAGCCAAAGCAAGCTGCTTAACAACTTGATAACTTGGTCTATCAGCCATCAAATAGCTGGTAGGCCAATTCACTTCCCTGTCCTCTCACTCCATCAATTTTAGCCACCAGTTCTGGCGATGCGTGCAGTGCCTGCGCCGCCTTACTGTTAGCTAAATAACGCTGCTTTTCCGCCTCATCAAACATATTGTCCCAACGTTGGTGGGCATCGCGCGCTAAATACATCAAGCAAGCCAGGCGTTTCGACTCAACCGCTTTGGCTGGGTGGTTCACATTTGCAATCGCATCGACCAGTTGGTTGGGAAACATCCAGCTTTCCGCTAAAGCTGCGCCTAACTGCTGCGCATCCACCCCTAACAGCTCTCGCTGCACTTGCGCAGGGTTTTCTCCACTAGCCAGTCGGTGACTGATGATGACCGCTTTTTCTGGTTCTAACGTATGAATCATCAGCTCGCCGATATTATGCAGTATACCGGTACTGAAGGCTTCATTAGGGTCAAGCTTGATGTCTTTGGCGATAGTACTGGCAATGGTGGCGACTTCAAACGTCCCTGCCCAGTAGTCTTTAATATTTAGCGTTTCGATTTTGGGGAAAGTAGAAGCGAGAATTGAAGAAGAGATCAGATTGCGGATGGCGCCGATACCAATACGAACAATGGCATCATTGATGTTAGACACACCTTTAACGCCACCAAACTGAGCTGAGTTAGCCATCCTGAGCACTCGCGCCAACAACACCTGATCCATCGCCATTTTATGGGCTAAATCACCGAAATCGATTGATTCTCGATTGACCATTTCCAGCAGCTCTTGCAGCACACTTTCAATGCGTGGTAGCTCGTTAATGCGTGAGATTAGTGCTTGTTGGCTCATAGAGTTCACTCCTTCGATACCCTCTTAACTAGAATAAGTGTAGTACGATCGAATGAACTCCAATTAAATTTTCTTGTGCGGAATTATACCCACTGTCCGGCAACAAAACCGGAACTCCAACACCATTGGAAGTTGTAACCACCGAGCCAGCCCGTCACATCCATAACTTCACCAACAAAGTATAACCCTTTGATTTCTTTACACTCCATGGTTTTTGAAGAAAGATGATTCGTGTCGACACCTCCCAGTGTCACCTCAGCAGTACGGTAGCCTTCAGTGCCATTTGGCACAATTTGCCAGTTTTCTAAGCTGTGAGTTA
Above is a genomic segment from Vibrio orientalis CIP 102891 = ATCC 33934 containing:
- the ubiE gene encoding bifunctional demethylmenaquinone methyltransferase/2-methoxy-6-polyprenyl-1,4-benzoquinol methylase UbiE: MTDTSVQSNTALESNETTHFGFTTVAKDEKVTKVAEVFHSVAAKYDIMNDLMSGGIHRLWKRFTIDCSGVRPGQRILDLGGGTGDLTAKFSRIVGEKGHVILADINNSMLNVGRDKLRDNGIVGNVHYVQANAEELPFPDDYFDAITISFCLRNVTDKDKALRSMYRVLKPGGRLLVLEFSKPILEPLSKIYDTYSFHLLPKMGELVANDAESYRYLAESIRMHPNQETLKGMMDEAGFDNTSYYNLTGGIVALHRGYKF
- the rmuC gene encoding DNA recombination protein RmuC, producing MQWILEHQSVLVSGVAGAITSGVAVGWWVKQKMRFDNQLLEQQLESNQQLATSQIAQLHKELAEAQSELDELDTERDKAAYELKQSHGKLMAVLEKLRYFDAVKQERQQYADDLNQVREHKSQLEAQLREQEARHEQQNKANQEKLQLLEKAEERLKQQFEHLANQLFEAKTAKVDQQNRQSLDGLLSPLREQLEGFKKQVNDSFNQEAKERHTLVHELKNLQRLNEQMTKEALNLTQALKGDNKQQGNWGEVVLARVLAESGLREGHEYQTQVSLQNEAGKRYQPDVIVHLPQDKQVVVDSKMALVAYERYFNAETDAERECALSDHLLALRAHIKGLSNKDYHQLKGIQSLDYVLMFIPVEPAFQVAIQADPSLVKDAMEQNIILVSPTTLLVALRTIDNLWRNERQNQNAQIIAERASKLYDKLRLFVDDMESLGGALDKANQNYQGAMNKLASGRGNVIRQAESFKQLGVEVKKPISSDLVQLAQHDGLTEKSVLDKNDSFAERHPDEDKVN
- a CDS encoding DMT family transporter is translated as MNERRALGLGLSAVLLWSTVATAFKLTLAEFSPIQMLTVASIVSAIALIIICAVSGKLKLLSSTFLSNPWYYLLLGLINPLAYYIILFKAYDLLPASQAQAINYSWAITLTLMAAVFLGQKIRTKDWIACTFSYLGVIVIATKGDVLGLNFDSPLGVGLALLSTLLWAGYWILNAKNKADPVVGVLLGFLVAIPFAIGLTLYEGESFAQITTQGWLAVTYVGLFEMGVTFVLWLSALKATQNTARISNLIFASPFISLMLLATIIGEQIHPATLVGLVLIITGLVIQQIKIGKKDQPKQAA
- a CDS encoding HDOD domain-containing protein; translated protein: MSQQALISRINELPRIESVLQELLEMVNRESIDFGDLAHKMAMDQVLLARVLRMANSAQFGGVKGVSNINDAIVRIGIGAIRNLISSSILASTFPKIETLNIKDYWAGTFEVATIASTIAKDIKLDPNEAFSTGILHNIGELMIHTLEPEKAVIISHRLASGENPAQVQRELLGVDAQQLGAALAESWMFPNQLVDAIANVNHPAKAVESKRLACLMYLARDAHQRWDNMFDEAEKQRYLANSKAAQALHASPELVAKIDGVRGQGSELAYQLFDG